The sequence GTAGGTGTTAAAGTTGGCTGAAGTTGCAGATTCTTTGGAGGGTGTGCTTTAGAGATTATGAAGGCTTTTAGAGAAtgttaaattttttattaatacgTAAAATACCTTTTGTACAGCTGGACATGTCCTTGCATTTTGTAACTACAGGGCTCCAGATCCTGACACAGAAGATGCTGCAATTCCAGTTGAAGACCTTCCTCAGTATGTATGGACCACTTTGTTGGGCTGTTACCTCTTCATGCTTTGTGCATCTCAAAGCTTCATGTTACTATTCACGTTGTTTTGGAAGGACATTCCACAAAGGAGACAAAAAACTCTGGAACTCTGTCCCAGGAAACTGAGTCTAAAGTTACTGGGGCATCAGACAAGGACCGTGTAGAAGTTACCACGGTGCTAAAGGCATCGCATGTTTGTGTACTTGTGCACCAAGATGAAACATGCCCAAATTCCTGGGGTTTGTAAGTGAAGTAGTAGGAGAATTGCAGCAAGAGAATGAGTGCTACAGCATAAATGTTTTGTTACTTTGCAGGTGCCACCCACTGTTAGTCTGGGATACTGTGCTGGGCTCCCCTCACAGCCACAATGCTTTTTTACGCTGCCTGAAGCTTTGCCTTAGCTAGTTGcagatggaaaaaaacacattttttatcCAATTTCTAAGGAAAAAGAGGCTAACGTGATGCTTCTGTCTTTTGGTTCATTTTCTCCTTAAAACCCTGTCAACCAGTTTGTTAAAGGGGGCCAAGTGTTAACTTTCATGCATTTTAGGAGCTGAGTAAGGGGAAGACACAATTAAGTATCTGCACTGAACACCTGTTTAGCAACCCCTTCCTTGGGATCATGCAGCACATGTGTACTTCCAGCACATGTGTAGCATGGAATGAGCTGTCTTCTGTCCAGCACATGGTAGAGGAGGGTGCAGGGAGGGCTGTGAAGGAGGATGATGGCAGGTAGGACCTGCCCAGGCGAGAATGAGAACTGCTTTGGCGCTCTGCAGCCTGACGCTGTCCCGTTGTGGTGTCTGAGCAGGTGTGAAGAGGATGGCTGCAAtgggctcctgcggccccacgTTGTGTGGTTTGGTGAAGCCCTGGATCCCGGTGTGCTCACGGAGGTGGAGAAGGAGCTGGATATTTGTGACCTCTGCTTGGTCGTGAGTGGCTCTTTCCTTACCTGTCCTCTGAACCGGCAGGGAGACCACGCTAAGGACGTGGCAACTCCTGGGTAAAGCAGACGCAGCTGTGCTTCCCTGAGGGAACTAAAAGCCCCAAAATGACTCTCTGGTGTCCAGTGCAAAACATTAAAAGACCTTTCAGCTTGAAAATGTACACAGACTACTCAGAAGTCAAGAGGTACACAGGGGTTAGACATTAGACAATGTTGTTTGGCTGTTGAATTTCActccccctctgctctgccctggtgagatcccacctggaatACTGTGGACAGTCCTGGAATACTGTGGACAGTTCCCCAGCATAAGGACTTGGAACTGTTAGAGCAGATCCAGAGGAGAGCCACAAAGTTGACAAGGGTACTGGAgtaggttgcccagagaagctgtgggtgccccatccctggaagtgttcaaggccaggttggatggagctctaagcaacctgggctagtggaaagtgtccctgcccatggcagatgAGTTGGAACAAGAGGATCcttaaggtcttttccaatccaAGCCATTCTATCGTTCTAATTtctcaaaagtaaaaaatacaattaCTTTGATGCTCAGTttgaaaaagaagttaaaatgtGCTGCTTTTTTGCAGGGTGGTTTACATTCTGTGTAGGTTCCAGATCCCTAACCAAAACACTTGCTTAGACTGTTGTCTTCCATTTACAGGATGATCTCAAGTAACAGAAGGAacattttgttgggtttttatttttccttgaagaCAGTGTGCCATTTtgtttctgggatttttttttttccatctacaGTTACAAATGGGTTTCTTTGGGCTGCATCAAGAGAATCAATTTCTGATTGCTATGCTAAGTTAAATAGCTACATCTGCAGTGACACTCATCAGATACTGATTTGGTTTCATTTCTGTAGGGATCTCCCAGGCTTCAGTATTGTATTCACTGTGTATTCAGGGCACTTGGAGTTGTGAGAAGGGCCCTCACCCCGGGGCTGGGTTGCTTTGTTCTGTGTGAGTGCTGTCCTGCTGCGCCTGTGACTTGTGTCCCGTTGCCCGCAGGTCGGGACCTCGTCCGTGGTGTATCCTGCGGCCATGTTCGCCCCGCAGGTCTCGGCCAGAGGAGTCCCAGTCGCGGAGTTCAACACGGAACCCACTCCTGCCACCAACAGGTTCAGGTAACGCTGCTCAGGCCACAGCCTTCAGTCCCGCCTTTCTGCCCTGCTTTGGTCCAGTCAAGTAGTTACCCCCCCCAGCGGTTACGAAATAGTAAGTTTCTGTtaataaggaagaaaagaggATTCTTCTTCCATGGTGGAATTGTCACTGAAGACACGAACCGTATTGTTTAAAGGGCGAGGTTGAAGTCTGTCCCTACGCCCCACAAGGCCTAGACCCCTCTCccaacctcctcctcctctttcctccctctctcccgtCTCTCTGCCAGACTCGCCAGGTAAAGCAGAGGGATGCCCTAAACCTGCCGCTTCCTTCCAGGTTCCACTTCCCGGGCCCCTGCGGGACCACGCTGCCGCCGGCGCTGGCGCGACACGAGACGGAGATCATCTCCTGAGCCCTGGGATCACCTCCTGAGCCCTGGATCACCTCCTGAGCCCTGGGATCACCTCCGGGGCGGCCTGGGCCGGCGGGGCGCAGGGCGGGGCGCAGGGCCGGAGCCGGGCAATAAAGGCGCGGCGGGGCCACCCGggtgtgctgtgtctgtgccgcatcccgcggggcggggcgggaggcAGGACGCGCGTCTCGGTTCCCCGGCGGAAGGCGGGAGCGGTtccggggcgggcggcgcggcggcggccaTGGTGCGCCGGCGGAGAGCGaaggcggcggccgcgggccaGCGCAGGGCTCCCGCCGCGCTCCCCAGCCCGGCCTCCTCCTCGGAGGACGAGGCCCCGGAGGAGGTGCCCTTCGGCGTGGCCAGAGAGGCGGCCGCGGCCGAGCGGAAGCTCGTGGGGGAGGCGGCCCGGAGGTGCGGACACGCCGGGGCCTCCTGCTCCTGAACGGCGGCTTTCACACCAGCgcttccctcctcttcccccctTCGCTTAGCCCCACTCATCTCCCCTTTCACTCTTCTTACCGCCCCTTTAACTCCTCGCTTACATCTCTAAACTCCCCTCCATCTCTCTTACCCTCCTAGTTACCTTTTTATTCCCGTTCACGCTTCTTGCCCCCTCTTAtcctccccttttccctgcttATTTCCCCTTGTTagcctccttttttcccccttgtttCCCTTCTTACCTCACCACTCTTCTTATGCCTTCTCCGCCCCTTCTCCCTCCTTATCCCGCCCGTaactccttcccctcctcactGCCTCTGCCCCTCCAAGCCCTGGTTCACCCCCTTTACCCCCGCCCGTAATCTCCCCTGTTTCCCCATGGAATGCTGACGGTGGCTCCCGCCTCCCCGCAGGCACCgggagctgctgaaggagaaGCGGCGGCGGCACCAGGAGCTGTTCGCGGAGCAGAAGGTACCGCGCTCcctcgccgggctccggccGGCCCCGGGGGGTGTGCCGGCCGTGTCCGAGCCCGCCTGACTCCCCTGTCCCCCACAGAAGCACAGGCTGCTGCCCGAGGccgtgctgcaggagctgcaggaactgcaAGAGCtacaggagctgcaggatgtGTCCACACGGTGAGGGGACCAGGGGAAGCGGGGGTGGGTGTTAGGATCCCCCTCTCCGTATCTCCCACCCATGGGGCAGCCCCTTCTGGTCCTGGCTTGGGAGGCTGGACTGGAAATGGGGGTTTTGTGGCTTTGAGCGAAGGCGGGGAGTGTGAATTGATGAGTAACCCGTTGCCTTCCCTTTGCTCCCCAGGCCCGCTGAGCAGGCTGCGGCAGATGACCCAGGTACGTTACAGCTCCCTTTGCTAATGAGGCACATCTTACACTTCAGGAGCTCATTCCTGTCCCGGAGCTCTGGTGAAGAGAGCTTCTCGAGGTCTTAAACATGAATGCACAGGACAGATTGTCTTTTCCCGAGGAAAAGAAATATCTGAGGAAAAATACAAAGATTCAATCTAATTCTTAAACCTTTTACAGAAGTCACTTACTGTGCAGTAACTTCAGTTAAATAACCTGAAGTGTTTAAGGAAATCACAGGCAGGTGTTACATCAGAAGAAGCAAGGATTCCCAAAGGTGGAttaatattttgccttttttttaagtaataaaaGCTATTCCTGGGTAGCATTGTTAACTTTCCTCTATACTTTACATATCAAACTAAAGTTTAATAGCATACTTAGAATACTAAGTAACTTTTTTCAAACTCAGAATTACAAAATCAAGAGTCTAGAGtgtgtgctggttttgcttCATCTATACTTCAAagtacttcagaaaaaatactttgttaaaaCAGTTCTCTCATCCAAACCTCATAAGTTGCTGTATGGTGTAACTGCtactttttcttgcttttatttaaaaaggatCTGTTGTGTTGACATAACAAAGAGATGGGCTGAGAATGAAGCAAGACTAAAGCCAGAGCTGGATTTCCCTTTATGGGTTACCCATAGCTGCTATGTTGCATTGATTTTTTTGTCCAGTGATGAATCCCATTTTGTTGATGCCAAGGAAAGCTGGCTAGCAGTACTTTGTTCCACTGAGCGtatttctttccctccctcttACAGCTGTTCTTCCTGGCACTTCTGAAAAATGCTGCTTGATTTAAGTCCTGTTCCTGTTTCACTGACTGGTTTTGATTGATTGGTAACATTTGGGAAATTTTGTTTGCAAATTACTCTAGGTGAAGAACTTGAAGCTGGGGCTGTACAGCTGGAGCAAGGCCAGGCCAAAGTGCAGAAGAAGAAAGGCAAGAGGAGCAAGGGTGCCAGGTAGGAGGAGATGATTTTGCCTGGTGTGGGAAGGGGCATCACAGCAGCTGTTCTGTCACTGCATGGCTGTACCCTCTTCTGCACTTCATGTTCCTCTGTCCTTCATCTGACTGAATGTGTATTTATGTGCAAAAAGCACCTTTAATTATCTGGTTTAGCATACATACACGTATATATATggtataaataatttttacatgTATGTAACTGCTGTGAGGTAGCTGGGCAGTTGTAAGCACAGCAGTAGACATTGTGTTGTGTGCTGCTACAGGTGGGGTGGTTGAGCACCAAATTCCTGCATTTCAgtctatttttctctctcctctttatttctttgtcaCGGATGGCCCTAGAGAGTACTTGCTCTAGCTTCTGGTCGGATGAGCTCAGGGCACCCAAGGAAACTACTCAGGGCACACAAAGGCATATGACAACAGCTTGAGAGTATTGGtccagctttttatttttttaatactgccACAAAGCTCATCTGAGTATCAGAAACCAtcactggctgctgctgtgctcaagTAGCAAAGCTTGACAGTAGTGTCTGTTGTTCTGGATCCTGTAACCAGGCTACAGGGATTTGCATCTCTCTTTGACTAGGACAAAAGACAACTACGTGGCTGTGTGCTTGAAAGACCACAGTGTAACAGGCCTCCACCAGCAGCTAGCCAAAGACTTCCTAAATGCTCAGCTCTATGGGCCACACACCAACCGGGTACAGGGTAAGCGCTGCTGCTTGGGTGGGTCTGGATGCAGCCTTGTCTGGCTTGAACTTGGTTATTAACACCTGTCTCCATTTCAgcaaatgaatttttttcccttgccaaCAAGAGAGCCTCAGTCAAAAAAGCTGCAGTTCAGTTTGTGGACAAGTCTTGGGGTGAGTATAGAAAGTCAGAGTAGGTACTATTTTCTGCATATGTGGCTAATAGTACActtaaataaaatcagagtttcCATGCTAGAACATCCTGGCTTGTGATCCTCTTAACTCCAAGCACCTGGAGAGTaagggaagggcagcagagcactgcagcCTCAGTGGGTGTCATGAGCACAACCCCAGGGATGGTGTATGAGATgcaagttgaaaaaaaaaaaatacctcatTTTTTGTATGTTAAGAGACAGCTCTTGTCCTAGAGCAAGGGCTGCTCAGTGAAGTAAGTACTTCAGTAGCTGTTGTTTCAGCCTCCAGTCCCTGAGCTGTTGGAAGGCATTTCAAATACATCTCAGACTTAAAAACAGGGATGCCAAGATCCCAGAACTTCTGTATGAGTACAGGGAAATAGCATTCATTCCCCCTCATTTCCATAATGTATGGGGACAGTTGCACACCCACACAGTCTGTGAGGCTCAGGAACACCAGAAGGAAAAGTTATTGATCCTTAGCAAGCAGGGCCTGCTTTCCATCTGTGCTCCATCACTGAAAGCACCACTGTACACCCTCACACCCCCCTAAGGAGGCTGGTGCAAACTGGTACTCCTGGCCAGTGGAACGCACCTGGGGCACGTAAAATACCTTAGGAAATTTATCAGTGTTTGAGGaggctgttttgttctgttttgctgCTGCAACAGCTAAGGGATTGCTGGTTCTCGAGCACATAGGCTAAGAAAAATGgtaacagctttttttttttttttttttttaagggcaagataaaaaggaaaaagcagcaagGTTTAAGAAACGTTGGCTGGCATCACAGATTAAAAATGGACTATGACAGCTTTTTCAGAAGATGCTGCTAAGGACTTTCAGTGGCAGTTCTCTCAACCCAACAGAGGTGTTTTTCCCCATTCACCATCACTTTGCtttcagctgcagccagcagaagGCACCAAGCTGTGCCTGATCAACTTCCCTGTTCTCTCCCTTTCAGAAGTTCTTGGGGAAGCCACAGAGCAGCCAGGCCAGTGTTGTAGAACAGCTGCTGCTAGTTCCAGGCTTGCTGAGCTGCCTCCGTGAGGCAATGCCTTTGCAGAGAATAAAGTGAGCAGTGTTGTACCTACTATTGTGGATGCTGCATTCCTTATACCAGGCAGTTATTCCTGCTGCTTCAGTGACTTGTGTCTGTAACAGCAGAATCATTAAATTGGCTCCCACAGCAGGACACGTCTCTCCAGCCTCATGATTACTTTCCCAGCAGTAAGGGATTTTCCCCATCTGCAGGAGTCCTGA comes from Lonchura striata isolate bLonStr1 chromosome 1, bLonStr1.mat, whole genome shotgun sequence and encodes:
- the NOL7 gene encoding U3 small nucleolar RNA-associated protein NOL7, encoding MVRRRRAKAAAAGQRRAPAALPSPASSSEDEAPEEVPFGVAREAAAAERKLVGEAARRHRELLKEKRRRHQELFAEQKKHRLLPEAVLQELQELQELQELQDVSTRPAEQAAADDPGEELEAGAVQLEQGQAKVQKKKGKRSKGARTKDNYVAVCLKDHSVTGLHQQLAKDFLNAQLYGPHTNRVQANEFFSLANKRASVKKAAVQFVDKSWGQDKKEKAARFKKRWLASQIKNGL